The following are from one region of the Magallana gigas chromosome 6, xbMagGiga1.1, whole genome shotgun sequence genome:
- the LOC105340690 gene encoding NPC intracellular cholesterol transporter 2 — protein MKYLVLVIVAVLFSVVSSGPLFKSCDGLNNVKSATVTGCSVSPCTLVRGKNSTFNVNFVADKAATQLTAVVHGIIGGVPIPFNPPNTNGCKDSGIKCPVAAGTTYDYTNTIPVLSAYPKIRLIVKYELVNEKKQPMFCVMLPAQIK, from the exons atgaaatatttggTTCTTGTGATTGTGGCTGTGCTTTTTTCAGTGGTGTCATCAGGCCCATTGTTTAAGTCGTGTG ATGGTCTAAACAATGTGAAATCTGCCACAGTAACTGGATGTTCTGTCTCTCCGTGTACTCTTGTGAGGGGGAAAAACTCTacatttaatgttaattttgttgCAG ACAAAGCGGCCACTCAATTGACGGCTGTAGTCCATGGAATCATAGGAGGTGTCCCAATTCCCTTCAATCCCCCAAATACAAATGGATGTAAAGACTCAGGAATTAAGTGTCCTGTGGCTGCTGGAACCACCTATGACTACACAAATACCATTCCTGTTCTCAGCGCTTACCCTAAA ATAAGACTTATTGTCAAGTATGAGTTGGTGAATGAAAAGAAACAACCAATGTTTTGTGTGATGCTGCCAGCCCAGATCAagtaa